TAAGGACCTCAGGAGAACAAGGAAACTGAGCACAAAAAGACAGCAACTTGCTCCCAGggactaaaaagaaaaaaagtagggggaagagatgatgtcaacagcaaACAGATCAGTcatcttcaccttcctcctcctctgcttcttccccttcttcctcctcctcttcatcttcttcttcatcctcATCTCCTTCTTCATCAATGTCTTCCAaaccttcctcctcttcctcatcttcatcttcatcttccccatccccttcttCATCTTCCATGTCTGGAACTAAATAGTACTGCAAAGGGTTCGGCCAGATGTCATCCTTGATAACCTCTCCCAGTTCATCTGCACCTGCATCCGAGTGATCAGTAAACCAGGTGAAAAAACTTTCTGGCTCTTCATGTTGTCGCTTCCTGCCCACTTTGGTTTGTGATTGGCTGGAGCGCTTTGTCAGGTCCTTTCCTGGCTTCCATTTGATTtctgttgattttgatgatggatctCCATTTTCATTCAGATGAAACTCTTTGGACAGAACTTTATTATCAAAGTATGGGTTTTCATCAAAATAAAAATCTATTCTATAACCTGATTTGATATCTTCAAATTCTGTCACTTCCACTCTTGTCAGATAATGCAGTGCCTCTTCATCCTCTTCTCCCAGAAGTGCAGATACTTGTGGATGGTTGACAAACGTAGTCACCCAAAAATTGGGGATTTTGGCAATGAGTTCTGACCGCTTCTGGAAGTATGGCTGGCGTAGCTTGTTGTATTTTTGCtctactttcaaaatttcctcaCTTGCCTGTTCATTCAGTCTGTCTATTTCATTTTGTACTTCATCAATGTGTTCAATGGCTTCCTGTTGCTCTTTTTCTCCGGCCGATGAGCAGGCCGCGCCAGCTCCGTTCCTCTTCCCTGGTATCATGGCGGCCGCCTTACACAATCCATCATGTTGAGGAGGTGATGAAGATAATACATTAGGGAATGGCAGTGGAAGTTGTCTGCAAGGACTATCAGTAAGGGATTTGACATGGTAGGCTTATTCAGAAGATAAACATGCTTGGGATCTGTGGTAAAATGGATTGGAATTCACGCCCATAGAAGACGGAGGGAGGTGGTGTAAGGCTTTTATATTGGCTGGAGGTCGCCTTACACAATCCATCATTTAGTTTGTTGAGGAGGTGATGAAGATAATACATTAGGGAATGGCAGTGGAAGTTGTCTGCAAGGACCATCAGTAAGGGATTTGACATGGTAGGCTTATTCAGAAGATAAACATGCTTGGGATCTATGGTAAAATGGATTGGAATTCACGCCCATAGAAGACGGAGGGAGGTGGTGTAAGGCTTTTATATTGGCTGGAGGTCCATGATAAGCGGTGTTGTACTTTGGAAGATCAAATGTAAGGGGGAAGCATACAGTTAATAGCAGGATTCTTCAAAGTATTGATGTACAGAGGGGCCTGGGTGTCCAGGTTTTCAGCTTCCTGAAGATGGCAAGTTGAGAGGGAGGTAAAGAGGTCATGTGATATATTTGCCTTTATTGGACAGGACATTAAGGATATGAGAAAGGAAGTTATGTGGCAGCTATATAAAAAAACCTTTGGTTAggcctcacctggaatattgtgtgcaattctggtcgcccATTGCAGGAAGAATTCAACGACTTCAGGCAACTTGCTCACTCCATCTTTATTAAGAACTGGCAAGTTCTGGTGTAGATTGTCGATCCATAACATTGGCTTGTAGCCGCACGCTACTCGAAAGAAAGACACACACGCAAGTGCAGTCAGGTTAAGTTCTGTATTTTATTGGGGGCTCATGGACGACTTTTATACCTCCCACGTCCTCACTGTTTCCCCCTTTTTACTGATGCAATGACCTGCATAGCAAAAGAGGGTTTCCCGCGCGCAGGTACCCTCTTGCCTGACAATCCCTTCTTCCCTATACGCTGTCCCTGTCTGTATGGCTGTGCAAtggggccagtgccattttggggtcactggcccttAAGCTGTCCTTGCCGTTCGTCCACTGGTTCGCCTGCCAGAGCCAGTGCCACTGCGCGGTCTGCTGGCTTTTAGTTGTGTTCACCACCTGGAGTGCTGGTTTGATCGCTGCAGTGGCAGGCCGCCACAGGCTCAGATTTACCTGCTCCACAAGCACTGCCTAACTTGCTGGGCATTTCCTACCGCACTGCATTTCACAGTTTTACATTgctcaattttaatgtttatgtatttgtacacacatgtgcacacacatgtgcacacacacacacaaagatccacactcacacacacacacacacacacactcaaagatccacactcaaacacacacacacacacacaaagatccacactcaagcacacacacacacacacacacacacacacacacacacacacacacacacacacacacacacacacaaagatccacactcaaacacacacacacatacacacatatagatccacacacacacacacacacacacacacacacacacacacacacacacacacacacacacacacttggaaAGAAACAtgtttgtttctcttttcacataTTTGGCCTTATCTGCTGTGTATTtgtgacattttctgtttttctatTCCCGTAGAAGCTCATGTCTTACCCGATCAGATATCATCCCTTTATACAACCTCTGCAATTTAAAATGATTTCATTTTCTCTATTTCCTAATTCTAACAAAGATTCCTTGACCTGCAACATGTTTATCGTTCTCTGACCAGCTGAATTGTTTtctgaattttgttttaatttttgtgtCTGTTCACAGCAAAAGTATCCACTTGAATAAATGTAACCAGAAGTCAGTCAACATGAGACTTATGGTGCAATCTTCCTCATGCAGAATTATTCAAGCGAAAACCAACAAACCCAGCCTTTTAGACCATGTCTTCTTCCTGTTCCCTTTAATTTTGCTCTTGTGACATTGTTTTGGCTTCTGGTTCATTGCTCCAACTGTATGGTCAGAGCCAAGCTCATGGTGCACTATGAGTGGTACTCCACAAAATGCTGTCATAATTGAAGGGAAAACACAAGACCTTTAatccagaaaattctggaaaagtAGATTGTTAACTTTacacattgtttttaaaaaatctgattaaatttcctttttttaaaaaaaatacagctaTTCTAGTACACTGCCATCATACAGTATTGTTAAATTTATAATGTTCTGTCACTAATTAGTTTTGACTTTAATACATATTTGTGattgttcatttttattttaatgatgtTTTGTTATTAAACTATCTCTTGGAACCTTCCACTGTGATTAAAATTTCAACTTTATTTGTGCCTCTAATTTTGTTTCAGGCAATGTCATTAAAGTTTTCTAAAATTAGTTCCCATTAGCCATGCGCTGTCAGGTTCCTTGAAAGTGATTATATTCTTGTCACAGCAGCTCCTCCCACTCAGGTTAAAATTTGCATTCCACCTGAATGACATTATTGGAGGCAAATCCGCACATTTCAACAGGATCCCATCTCCTTTGGTCGGAGGTTGTCGCCTCCTCAATTTAATATTCCAACTGGTCAGACTGGGTGGCATGgtaagtgtagcagttagcgaacCCCACTACAGCATCAGTGACTCGGGTTCAAACCTGGCCCCatttgcaaggagtttgcatgttctccccatgacctgcgtgggttttctgcgggtgctccggtttcctccgacCCTCCGAAAATGTacgaggttggtaggttaattgggtgaaattaggCTGCACAGGTTTGTTGAGCCAGAAGGATGTTCAACTGTGGTGTTTCATTAAAATTACAATAAATTCAAAACTATGGCTGAATAAAAGTGTGTACACCTTGTGGGGAAATTAATTGAGCTCAGTAATGATCTTAACTCCAGATGTGCCTGTCATTCTTTTGCATTAATAGGCCAGAGGGGGAGAGGACCTTTATGGATGTCTGACTGACTCTGCAAAAGAGAATAAAAATGGCTTCAACCTCTCCAGTGATGTGCATGTGACCCTTGAAACTAGAGAAGAGTCAGTCAGCCCGGAGTGGGAAAAAATAGTGATTCCCACTCTCAGTGCAACAAATTTGCCATTAGTACTGAATCTATGAAGTATTTTTGAACTGACATCCTGAGACCTTACTCTTTAATAGGATGTGAATAGAGAAAGCTCATTAGGAGTCATCATCTGCTCATTAACTGGAGTTCAGAGATCAGGAATGGTTTCGTGGTTTTCTTTTGTCTGTTTCTCATAGATGGTGGGGATGAAGACAGATGATGGAGCACCTCTGTGCTCATGATAGGATGAATGGCCTTTTCAACACCCTTCACTTCAATTCATCAGCCACTGTGTTCCTAAACTCAGTCACCATGACAAAAGGCTGTGGATGGACTTTAATGTTTAGGTTCAAGATCTTGTGACATTTACCAATAAATAGAATCAAAATTAGATCTGTTGAAGTTCAAGGACCAATATGTTTTaccagtatgtcaccaaaaaagGCACTCTGTTTAAATTTTTCATAttcatacaatttaaaaatagaGAATGTATAGCAGTTCTGAAAATaatattgttgaattttttttgtgaacGGGGACCTACTCCCCCCAGTTTCATCATCTTCTTATCCAGGTGATCACCAGCAATTTGGCCATGTGCTACTTCTCGTTTAACTCCTGACTGTATTGTTCTGTTGAGAGGACCCAAGCAGCTTGATACCACTTACAAATACAATCTTCAGGACCTGTCACAGACGCCTGCTTAGAACTCCATCACAGGTCATGCTTCTCTCTGTTTCTCCAGCTGATATCAAGGAAATCAAAAGATCTGCATTACTATACACACAAGGTTTTCCACGAGGCTCCACAATACTCAGTGACTTTGAAATGTGGTCTCTGTTGCCACCACAATTGTTCCACGGCAgatccaatctcactggctctcaacCCAGCCGTGGATCACTTGGACAACAGTAACATgttcatcaggctgcttttcatcaattatagctcagctttcaacaccatcatcccctcagcacTAGCCAATACACTTCACACCTCCCtttttctgcaactggatcctcaactgCCTCATGAGGAatcagagaggctgcagagacaCTTAAATATATGATGAGAATGGGCAATTATGACTGAAATTTTGAGTTGCGGGCCTAAAGGACCGCTCTCTAGATCATGCCATTGTCCTTTTTCACCTGCCCGTTCTTGCGGGGGTTATACCCTGTTATTTTACTCATGGCTATGCCCTTGGAAAGGAAATATTGCCTTAACTCCTCACtaatgaatgaggaccccccacATCACTGTGAACATAACTTGGGTAtctgaacagggtgaagatgTTGTGGAGGGCTTTAATGACCATAGATGTGGTCATGtcggggcaggggatggcgaatgggaaatgtgagtactcgtccacgatATTCAGGAAGTACACATTCCAATTCGTGGACTGGAGGGGCCACTTAAGATCCACAGTGGGATGTTCAAAGGGGCAAGTGGCTCTCTCCGGTCGGTAAAAATCCGGCTTGCATTCTCTGTAGAGCGAGCAATTGTGAGTCAGCTCCCTGACCTCCTCTACTGAATAGGGGAGATTACGGGCCCTCACAAAATGGTAGAACCTTGTGACCCCAGGATGGCAGAGGCTATTGTGGAGGGCTTAGAGGTGATCTACTTATGCAGGTTCCCCTGGACAGGACATcaggtggctcattgagcttgcccggttaatacaagatctcataattataagtggacaactcaattctccacctcatgatcttgtcatttttttttctcccgctGTTTATTATTAAACGTAAAAGTGATGGCTctctggtcagtcagcagggtgaatggtctgccagccaaatAGTGCTTCCAGTGGTGCGCGGGCTCCACTATAGCCTGCATTTGCTTCTCAATGGTGGAGTGTCTGAGCTTGAGGCCCTGCTTGCTTGTTTCAGCATGGCAGCTAGGGCAAAGTTGGAGACattgctctccacttggaatAGGACAGATTCATCAATGGCATCCATCACCTCCTTGGCAATCTCGCCTTTAAAGCCTTATGGGTCTCTGCCAACAATGGAAAAGTGgtggttttcaccaggggttgggccttgtctgcataattcgggatccactgggcatagtatgAAAATAAACCCAGGCAtctttttaaagccttggggttctgGAGCAGAGGAAGTTCCAGAAGGGGGCAATGACATCAAGCTCCACTACATACCCCAGGATTGCCATCCacttggtgctaaacacacactttttctgaatgtaaatgaGGTTGAGAGATTTAACAAGGGTCAGAAACCTCTGCAGATTCTCATCATGTTCCTCCTGGCtctggctgcagatggtgacattatccaaatatGGATAGATAGGTTTTAGTTTATTCTCATCGACaatgcgatccatctccctttgaaaGACTGATACCCCGTTCATGAGGCCAAATGGGACCCgcaggaagtgatagaggtggcCGTTTGCCTTAAATGCTGTGTAAGGCCAGTCtttcaggtgaatcagaatttggTAGCACACTGATTTGAGGGCTATGGTGGAGGGCTAAACTAGGCAATCTCATTCACCGTGTCGGCTATACGGGGGAGAGGGTAGGTGTCTAATTAGatgaacctgttgatggtctggctgtaatcgatgaccatccagaacttctccccactcttcaccaccaccacttgtgcCCTCAGGGGCTGTTTCTGGATTTTATTATGCCCTCCCCCAGCCGTTGCCCCACTGCAGACTTTATGAATTTCCTGTCCCCGAggctgtatcgcctgctcttagTGGCAACTGGTTTGCACTCCCAGGTGAGGTTCTGGAACAGGGGGCGGAGGGACCTGGAGGGTGGCCAAGCTGCAGGTGGGGGACCCTGCGCGGCATCCTGGTATGTGATTGGGCAAGTTCAAGAGGACAGGTGGGCCCACCAGGAATTGGTTATTACTGACCACTGTATCACCACACCCTTAAGCTGGCACTGGAATGACGGATGCACAGAGGTATGGCATCACTAGCAGTTTGaggtttttatattttgtgcccctCACAGTTAGGATAACGGTGGAACATCCACTGATTTCCATGGAGAGGAGTTTGGAGGCTAGCGCTACTCTGCACTTTGCAGGGGACACTGTCAGGGAATAATATTGGGCTGCGCCTGGGTGTACGAAACTTTAATTGCTCCCATGGTGTGgccgtttacctcaatgtccatcatcaATTGTCACAACTAGTATGGCCTGCTCTGGTCCAGCACGATGGAGGCCAATGTCAGCTCACTGTTTGAGTCGCTGCTACCGCCAAGATGGCTACCCAGGAGATCACGAAGATGACTGCCCCCATGGATTGCACACAGTGGAGTCTGGAAGAGAATCTGGACGTGACGTCTTCCCATGTCATCGCACTCCTGTTCTGGATGTTCTGTCCTTGGCTACTGGAAATTATGCCGGAAGTGGGTGGTGGTGCGGGTCACGGTTCCCATATATGGGGTGGAAGCCCACAATTAGCCCGTTGCGGATGAGTTCCTGCTGGTAGGTCATTGCGATCACATCCCACCCCCCACAGGCTCGCCCCAGCTCCTGCTTGGCCCTTACAAAATCATCGACAGACTCAACAGGGCCCTGGCATCTGGTGCCCAGTTAATAGCGGGCATAGATGGCATTCATTGGGGCTCCATATTGCTGTCGCAGTAGGGCCATTGCCTCGTCGTACCCTTCACAGTCACAGATTATCTGATACGCCAGTGGCCCACTGCTGTGGAGAGCAGATCATATCTATCGCCATCCACTGTGATCTTGTGGCAGCTCATGTAGGCCTTTAAGCAATGTAGCCACATATCCAACTTGATGGAAGCCTCTAGTTCCTTGGGATTGAtttccagcttctccagtctAATCACCTAGTCCAtggcaaataaaatcttggttaaTAAATTGTGGCACGATCAATGACCATCCGTAGACAcgaagcaagtagtcaaaggcttcATTAACCAGAAAATCTCGGCATGCCTCTACGTGCAGTTATGGAGGGAGGAGATTAGGGCTATCAGCTTTTATTAGAGATCTTACAGGGAAGAGCTACAGATACAGAAGACAGGCCAGCCTGACCAGACCAGCAAGGATATGCCTGGAGTACTGCGTTCCACCACAGACATATGTTAACATCCTGCACAGAGGGCATATGGGTGGAGGGCAGGGGCAACAAAACAAGGGCAAGGGACATAGTTTTTTTGGCCTGAAATGGCCAGATCAACATCGACCAAGAGGTGGTGCGAGCTTGCTCAGTGTGACTAAGCCACACCAGCAGAAGGAACTATTACAGCTTCATCTGGTTCCAGACTTACCTTAGTCAAATTGGCAACTGACATTTTCAAGTGGCGATGTCAGCTATACCTAGTGTTGGTTGATTCATACTCAGCGTGGTATGAAATAGACCTTTTACATGATGCTAATTCCACACAGTCATCACCAAGTTGAAAAGGCATTTCTCAGTGCATGGAGCACCACACACCCTGTTATCAAATAACGGCAGACAGCTTATGAGCCAAAGTTTTAAGGACTTCGTAGTAGAGTTGGACTTCACTCACATCACCAGCACCCTGGAATATCCACAGTCTAATGGGTTGGCTGAGAAAGCTGTAAGAAGTGAGAAACAGATCATGAAAAAGTTCTCCAGGAAGAAAACAAACGTTTCCTCAGTCTGTTTAACCTGAGGAACATCCTCGTGAGACCATGTTTGGGTCTTTGGCACAGATACGGTTGTTGAGACACAGACACGCATGACTTTACCTGTGGCAAGGAAGCTTCTGGAGCCCCAAATGAGAAATCCACAGGAGTGCCACGACAAGGCGAGTCAACCGCTCGAGCCTTTGACCGAGGGACAGATCATTAGAATGCAAACTCCACAGGGCTCTGATCAGTCTG
The Narcine bancroftii isolate sNarBan1 chromosome 1, sNarBan1.hap1, whole genome shotgun sequence genome window above contains:
- the LOC138751867 gene encoding protein SET — encoded protein: MIPGKRNGAGAACSSAGEKEQQEAIEHIDEVQNEIDRLNEQASEEILKVEQKYNKLRQPYFQKRSELIAKIPNFWVTTFVNHPQVSALLGEEDEEALHYLTRVEVTEFEDIKSGYRIDFYFDENPYFDNKVLSKEFHLNENGDPSSKSTEIKWKPGKDLTKRSSQSQTKVGRKRQHEEPESFFTWFTDHSDAGADELGEVIKDDIWPNPLQYYLVPDMEDEEGDGEDEDEDEEEEEGLEDIDEEGDEDEEEDEEEEEEGEEAEEEEGEDD